The nucleotide sequence CGGCCGGGCAGACGGGGCGAACGGCGAGTGGTCGGCTCACCTGGGACGGCAGGCCCCGGTGGAGATCGTCGCCGGCCTGACCGACGCCCTCACACGTCCCCGCTCCGCACACGCCCCCAACGTCTGGGCCCCGTTGCAGGAGCAGAACTGGCACACGCGTTTCGAGGGCGAAAACTACGTGGCGACCAGCCCCGATGGCACCGCGTGGATGCAGTACCGCCAGAACCCCGACGGCACGGCGATGTGGTGGACCGGAGCGCAGGACAAACAGGGCAACGGCTGGACGGCCAACTTCACGCCGAACACCCCGATGCACCTCGTGCAAGCCTTCTCCACCGAACTCGCCAGCCCTGACCCCGTGATGCGCCCGCGCGGCGCGTCCCACACAGCGCGCAGATCCGCACCTGGTCGGTATCCGTCAAGCCCTCCCAACTCAGCGCCTGGCAGCAGGCCCGCATCACGGCCGCCCGAGCCGCCACCTGGGCCCGCAACAGCGCCCGAAGCACCGGACCGCGCACCACCGCCCGCGCCCATGCCGCCGCCGGCGCACGAACCCGCCGCTGACCACGACACCCACCACCCCGATGAGTCTCAATGCTGAAGTCAAGCCGCTTGCGTGACCGGCGGGGCGGAGGTGAAGAGCCGCCCGTCACGCAGGAGTGCCCACAGAACACTTGCCCGTCGCCGGGCGAGTGCGATGACTGCCTGAACGTGCTTGCAGCCCTCGCCACGCTTCTTGAGGTAGAAGTCCCGGTTCGGGCCCTCGCGGATGATGCTGGTCTGCGCGGACATGTAGAACACCCGTCGCAGGCGGCGGCTGTAGCGCTTGGGCCGGTGCAGGTTGCCGGTGCGCCGTCCGGAGTCGCGTGGGACAGGCACCAGCCCGGCCGCGGAGGCGAGGTGGCCGGCGTCGGCGTAGGCCGACAGGTCGCCGGCAGCGACCACGAACTCGGCGCCGAGTATGGGGCCCATGCCGGGCACGGACTCGATGATCTCCGCCTGGGGGTGGCTGCGGAAGGTCTCACGGATCTGCTTGTCGATCCGCTTCAGCCGGTCGTCCAGGGCCAGGATCTGTGCCGCCAGGTCGGCGACGATCTGCGCGGCGACGTCCTCCCCGGGCAGCGCGGTCTGCTGGGCCTGCGCGGCCTGCAGCGCGGTCGCGGCGACGGCGTCGGCGTTGCGCACGCTGCGGTTGGCCAGCCAGGCCGTCAGCCGGGCCCGGCCGCGGCGGCGGAGAGCCGCCGGAGTCTGGTAACCCGTCAGCAGGACCAGCGCGCCCTTCTGCGAGCTGTAGTCGAAGGCCCGCTCCAGCGCGGGGAAGACGCCGGTCAGCACGTCGCGGAGCCGGTTGATCATCCGTACCCGGTCGGCCACGAGGTCGGAGCGGTGGGCGGTCAGCAGCGCGAGGTCGGCGGCCAGCTGGGCCGGCACGTCGATCGCGGCGAAGTCGTTGCGGTGGCGGGCGGTCTCCGCGATGACGTAGGCGTCACGCGCGTCGGTCTTCGCCTCCCCCCGGTAGGCGCCCGACATGCGGTTGACCGTGCGGCCGGGCACGTAGACGGCCTGCTGGCCGTGAGCGGCGAGCAGTGCCAGCAGCAGCGCGGAGGAGGTCCCGCAGATGTCCACCGCCCAGCGGACTTCATCCGTCAGGCCGAGGATCTCGCCGAGCGCCGCCAGGATCGCAGACTCGTCGTTGTCGATCTTCTTCGACCACAGGGTCGCGCCGGTCTCATCGACCACCGCCGCCCAGTGGTGACCCTTGCCGGCGTCGACACCGGCCCAGACCCGACCCGTCCGTCTGCTCACTCGCCCCTCCTCGTTCCGCACGGCATGCCGTCGGCCCGAGGAACACCCCGCTGTCATCTCCGTAAACAGCGACCGCACACGGCGCGCACATCTCAATCAGCAGCCAGGGCGCCCCGGAGAGCCGGACGGCCACTCCTCGGAAGCCACAGAAGGCAGGACCCGATAAGCCACATCCGACCCTCCCGGGCCGCCCAACAACTTACGGAGCCCGATGCCCGCACTCACCCCGGACACCATCCGCGCCGCGACCGACACGCTCTGCCGTCTCACCGAATACCTGCGCGAGAACCCCGACCCCAAGGAGGCTCTCGCTCTCGTCGAGCCCCTCCTCGACGAATACACCGGCCTGCCCATCCAGCTCGGCGACACCCTGCGCGCCCTCGCCCGCGCCGTACAGAGCCACCCGAACACACCGCACAGCGAGAAGATCAGCGGTCTGGTCACCGAGCTGCGTGCCGCAGCGTGGGCGCAGACCGACCAGTACATGCTCCACTACGTCCTGGACGAGCTGCGCAAGGTGATCGTCAGCGCCGCCTCGAGTGAGCCGGGGTGCGGTCGGTGCCGCTGAGCGAACGGCAGCTCGCCGGGTTCGCCGAAAAGCATGCCTGGCAGATCCCCTTCGACACCAGCCCCCGCCACCTCGCCGGCCCCGGGGATGCCCGCCACGTCACCCACGGCCTGGCCGCCGCCGGATGGAGCGCCGTCTCCGACCCTTTGAGTGCCGAGATCGTCCTGCGCAGTCCCGACCTACGCCACAGCCTCCAGTTCGACCCGCAGTCCACCACCTCCGCATGGTGGCGGCTGCGGGCCGAGCCCACCGACACCGAGCCCGGCTGGTACGCCGAATTCGGTGAACTCGTGCCCGCCGAGGTCCTCGCCGGCTTCACCGACGCCCTCATCACCCCGCCGCCCCAACAGTCAGACCCGTGGCAGCCGTTGACCTCAGCAGGCTGGCACCGCGACTCAGACGGCACGGCGCAGTCGCCGGACTCCATGTGCCATATCGAACTGCGCCCGCTGAGCGAATTCAGTGGCCGGTCGTCCTGGCACGTTGAGACCTGCGAGCCCGCCGACGGGCAGTTCCCCGGCCCGCGCATCTGGCACGCCTACTTCGACGAGGACGCCCCCGCCCACCTCGTCGGATCGTTCCTCACCGCGCTGGCCGACCGCAGCCCGCTCCAGCGCGCATGTACGACCGCACCGGCCACTACAGCGCCGTGCAGGAGCCCAGCCCGCTGCGCCCACAGCAGGTGGTCGACGCCCACACCGCCCGTATCGAGTCGCTCCGTGCCTGGGCACGCTCCGCCCTACGGCAGCAGACGAAACCCGCACAGACCCCGGCGCAGGCCCACACCGCCCAGTCGGCCGCCCGCCGCTGAACCGACAGGATCCTCCCCATTCCCGCCGATCACCGCGCCCACCGCGCCTTCCTCCGCCACCTCGACGCCTACGTGAACGACAGCAAGAAGATCCTCGACGCCTGGGACACCTACTCCGACGAGCACACCGACCTCGACGGCTGGCCCTACGACGACCACGCCTACGGAAGGCGCGCGAGCCAGCGCGACGCCGACACCGCCGAGGCGTTCGAGCCGCTCCGGTACGGCGCCCGTCACCTGCTGGCCACGGCCGAGACTCAACTGGCTGACCTGCCGGAGGATGCCGTGCAGAGCCGCTGGGTCTACCAGTTGGGCGTCCTGCGCGACGCCATCGACCGGCTCGACGAACTGCACGATCAATGGCTGGTCACCCGCGACGCCCTCCCCGCTACCGCCAAGCCCGGCACCGCCGACTTCGACGACGCCCTCGCGGAACATCACGCCGAATCGTGGAGCTACCTCGACGACTGGGCCACCCACGGCAAGGCGCTCCGCGAGATCAACACGGCCGCCCGCAAAGCCCCTTCACCCCTGGCTCCCACACCAACACCGGCCCCGGCCACCGCGCCCGACCGGCGAGCTGCGGCACGGAAGTGAGCATGCCCCCGACCCCCGAGACCGTCGAGGTCGACTTCATCGCGCCGCGCCACCTGGCCGGCGGCGGTGACCCCGCCTGGATCACCGTCCCCCTGCACCGTGCCTGCGGCTGGAGCCACGGCAACGACCCCCTGATGCCCCGCGTCCTGCTCTCCAGCCCGGACCAGAAGGCCCTCCTGCGCCTGGAACCTGACCCCGACGGACAGTGGTGGACGCTCAACCATGCGGCGGAGGCGGACCGGCCCGCCTGGTACGCGAGTTTCGGCGCCCGCACCCCGGTGGAACTCATCGCCGTCTTCACCGACGCCCTCACCGACCCCGCCCCCGCCGCGAGCACACCCTCGGATCCGTACGAACCGCTCCGGCAGAGCGCGTGGCAGCCCCCCACTATCGGGGCTGACGGCCTCGTGTCGCCCGACGGAACGGCCTACGTGCAGCGCCTGGGAACCGCGCAGGAGCCGGGAGCCTGGTTCGTCACCGCCTCCCTCGGCCCGGAGCGAAAGCCGGTGTGGCAGGCCCGCTTCGGCGAACACACCCCTGCACGACTGGTCGCCGCGTTCACCACCGCGCTCACCGATCCCCACCCCGCAGCGCGTACCAACAGCTTGCGCAGTCTTCCGACCCGCGCCCCGGACGTCGTCACCCGCCGGACAACGGACGTCCTCGCCGTGCACGTCGCCGCCGCCCTGGAAGAACGCGTCCACGCCCTCGCGGCCCGCCGCACCCTTCCGCCGACGACTCCAAGCTCGCCGCGCCAGCCGCCGGCCAGGAAGAGCCGCAGCCGCTGAATGCCCCGCCCCCGCCCGGAAGGCACGTAACTCTTTGCCCCCCACCTCCTCCAACAGTTCCACCGACGGATACGACATCGTCCTGCGCCTCCTGATCGGCGCCGCAGCCGTCGTCGTCCCCCTGTCCCACCTCGCCTGGCTGTCCGGCAACATCGCCGCCTCCCTCACCGGAGCCGGCTGGGCGCCGTACCAACCGACCAACGCCCTGCTCCACCCCGAGCGCCTCTGGCCCCACGCGGGAGAAACGCCCCTGCTGATCGGGGCACGCATCGTGCCCGTTCTCCTGCTCCTGGCCCTCGGGACAGCGGCGGGCATTTTGTGGGCCCGGCACAAGAACCGCAGCGGCGGCCGGAAGAAGAAGATCACCGGCATGGCCAAGGCCCGGGACATCGAACCGCTGATGGCCAAGGCGATCACCGACAAGGCCCGCTCCCTGCGCCCGAGCCTGAAGGACGCCAAGCACATCGAGGCCCGGGACACCGGCATCCTCCTCGGCAACCTGCAGGGCACCAAGCACGAGATCCGCATGGGCTACGAGGACGTGGCCGTCGCCATCATGGCGCCCCGCTCGGGCAAGACCACCTCGCTCGCGATCCCCTCCATCCTCGCCGCGCCCGGCCCGGTCCTGCTGACCTCGAACAAGGCCGCCGGCGATGCGTTCACCGCCACCTACGACGCCCGCGCCGCGGTGGGACGGGTATGGGCGATGGACCCGCAGCAGATCGCGCACGCCGCACGCGAGATGTGGTGGAACCCCTTGGCTGGCGCCAAAACCCTCGACGACGCCGGGCGGTTGGCCGGCCACTTTCTCGCCGCCTCCGTGGACGCCAGCCAGCAGGGCGACTTCTGGTCCAAGGCCGGATCCAACATCCTCGCCCAGTTGTTCCTCGCCGCGGCCCTGGACGAGCGGCCGATCACCGACGTCATGCAGTGGCTGGCCTTCCCCGCCGACCGTACCCCGCTCGACATCCTCCGCGACCACGGATACACCGCCGTCGCCGCCCAGCTCAAGGGCACCGTGGAAGGACCGCCGGAAACCCGGGACGGCATCTACGAGACCGCCCGCCAGTACGCCGCCGCGCTGCTGAACAGCGAGATCACGGCCTGGGTCACCCCGCAGAAGAACGTTCCGGAGTTCAAGCCGTCCGAGTTCGTCACCTCCACCGACACCCTCTTCCTGCTCAGCAAGGACGGCGGAGGCGGAGCATCGGCGCTGATCGCCGCGTGCGCGGATTCGGTGATGCGGGCCGCGACCGCGCAGGCCGAACGCGCCGGCGGACGCCTCGACCCGCCCATGCTCGCCATCCTCGACGAGGCCGCCAACGTGTGCAAGATCTCGGACCTTCCGGATCTGTACTCGCACCTCGGGTCGCGCGGGATCATCCCGATCACGATCCTGCAGTCCTACCGCCAGGGCCAGAAGGTCTGGGGGGACGCCGGCATGGACGCCATGTGGTCCGCCTCGACCGTCAAGGTCATCGGCTCCGGTATCGACGACCCCGACTTCGCGGACAAGCTGTCCCGCCTGATCGGCGACCACGACGTCGAGACCACCTCGACCTCGCACTCCGAGTCCGGCAAGTCGACCTCGGTGTCGATGCGACAGCAGCGGATCCTGCCCGCCGACGAGATCCGCGCCCTGCCCAAGGGCACGGCGCTCTGCTTCGCCACCGGTATGCGCGCAGCCATGCTCGACCTGCGCCCGTGGTACCAGGAGCCCGGCGCGGCAG is from Streptomyces asoensis and encodes:
- a CDS encoding IS110 family transposase translates to MSRRTGRVWAGVDAGKGHHWAAVVDETGATLWSKKIDNDESAILAALGEILGLTDEVRWAVDICGTSSALLLALLAAHGQQAVYVPGRTVNRMSGAYRGEAKTDARDAYVIAETARHRNDFAAIDVPAQLAADLALLTAHRSDLVADRVRMINRLRDVLTGVFPALERAFDYSSQKGALVLLTGYQTPAALRRRGRARLTAWLANRSVRNADAVAATALQAAQAQQTALPGEDVAAQIVADLAAQILALDDRLKRIDKQIRETFRSHPQAEIIESVPGMGPILGAEFVVAAGDLSAYADAGHLASAAGLVPVPRDSGRRTGNLHRPKRYSRRLRRVFYMSAQTSIIREGPNRDFYLKKRGEGCKHVQAVIALARRRASVLWALLRDGRLFTSAPPVTQAA
- a CDS encoding DUF317 domain-containing protein translates to MPPTPETVEVDFIAPRHLAGGGDPAWITVPLHRACGWSHGNDPLMPRVLLSSPDQKALLRLEPDPDGQWWTLNHAAEADRPAWYASFGARTPVELIAVFTDALTDPAPAASTPSDPYEPLRQSAWQPPTIGADGLVSPDGTAYVQRLGTAQEPGAWFVTASLGPERKPVWQARFGEHTPARLVAAFTTALTDPHPAARTNSLRSLPTRAPDVVTRRTTDVLAVHVAAALEERVHALAARRTLPPTTPSSPRQPPARKSRSR
- a CDS encoding type IV secretory system conjugative DNA transfer family protein, with protein sequence MPPTSSNSSTDGYDIVLRLLIGAAAVVVPLSHLAWLSGNIAASLTGAGWAPYQPTNALLHPERLWPHAGETPLLIGARIVPVLLLLALGTAAGILWARHKNRSGGRKKKITGMAKARDIEPLMAKAITDKARSLRPSLKDAKHIEARDTGILLGNLQGTKHEIRMGYEDVAVAIMAPRSGKTTSLAIPSILAAPGPVLLTSNKAAGDAFTATYDARAAVGRVWAMDPQQIAHAAREMWWNPLAGAKTLDDAGRLAGHFLAASVDASQQGDFWSKAGSNILAQLFLAAALDERPITDVMQWLAFPADRTPLDILRDHGYTAVAAQLKGTVEGPPETRDGIYETARQYAAALLNSEITAWVTPQKNVPEFKPSEFVTSTDTLFLLSKDGGGGASALIAACADSVMRAATAQAERAGGRLDPPMLAILDEAANVCKISDLPDLYSHLGSRGIIPITILQSYRQGQKVWGDAGMDAMWSASTVKVIGSGIDDPDFADKLSRLIGDHDVETTSTSHSESGKSTSVSMRQQRILPADEIRALPKGTALCFATGMRAAMLDLRPWYQEPGAAELSAASVRASKAITARAIAKHAPTQSDFGLAT